A window of the Aspergillus flavus chromosome 6, complete sequence genome harbors these coding sequences:
- a CDS encoding putative cation efflux family protein, with protein MPLTHPLRWRAHPSPTPGSSSNLRCSIGRFRVGRPGFVLSFRSQLRVLRTSATSFPSRHKNSARSLIPFNSVNASRLPPPSLTTTTTINTPLHLMATQTRSHGGHGGHHHHHHGGNVYLTSTNKNDAGVRITRIGLVANLAMAIGKFIGGYVFHSQALIADAYHALTDLVSDILTLGTVAWSLKPPSERFPNGYGKIESIGALGVSGLLLCGGVFMGLNSGQVLLDQFYPQAAEAISHLGHGHSHSHGIDIHGPSIHAAWLAAGSIVVKEWLYHATMKVANERKSSVLASNAIHHRIDSLTSIVALFTIGGTYLFKDASWLDPVGGLLISLMVIKAGWGNTCSSLLELADTAVDDEIKESVQKAASKALAKLQDNNAIKIRDVQGMKSGQNYLMDIELAVPGAWPINRSREIEEIVRTAIGAGVRGVKRVKVRFIPLEHEELNFSEEFIPAEVASQANPEPEDGDADCEAHGHDHGHDVHEHDARKRR; from the exons GGATCCTCATCCAACCTCCGTTGTTCCATAGGTAGGTTTCGAGTAGGGCGTCCCGGCTTTGTTCTATCTTTTCGGTCTCAGCTGCGCGTTCTGCGCACATCGGCCACCTCGTTTCCCTCGCGCCATAAGAACTCCGCCAGATCCCTCATCCCTTTTAACTCTGTCAATGCTTCTCGCCTCCCACCCCCTTCCTTAACCACCACGACTACTATTAACACACCCCTACATCTGATGGCGACGCAAACCAGAAGCCATGGTGGCCACGGCggtcaccatcaccatcaccacgGCGGCAATGTGTACCTGACTTCCACAAACAAGAACGACGCCGGCGTTCGGATTACGCGGATCGGCCTGGTCGCCAACCTTGCGATGGCAATTGGCAAATTTATCGGAGGCTACGTCTTCCACTCGCAAGCGTTGATCGCCGACGCCTACCACGCCCTTACAGATCTCGTTTCGGACATCCTCACGCTGGGGACAGTCGCTTGGTCGCTCAAGCCCCCATCTGAAAGGTTCCCGAACGGCTACGGAAAGATTGAGAGCATCGGCGCGTTGGGTGTGAGTGGGCTATTGCTCTGTGGAGGCGTTTTTATGGGCCTGAACTCCGGTCAAGTTCTGTTGGACCAGTTCTACCCCCAGGCGGCGGAGGCGATCTCTCACTTGGGACACGGCCATTCGCATAGTCACGGAATCGACATTCATGGCCCCAGCATTCATGCCGCATGGTTGGCTGCTGGGTCCATTGTGGTAAAGGAATGGCTGTACCACGCAA CTATGAAAGTCGCCAATGAGCGCAAGTCGTCTGTTTTAGCCTCGAACGCTATCCACCACCGCATTGATTCCCTGACCAGCATTGTCGCTCTGTTCACCATTGGCGGCACGTACTTATTTAAAGACGCCTCTTGGCTAGATCCTGTGGGTGGACTCCTTATCTCATTGATGGTCATCAAAGCCGGATGGGGAAATACATGCTCGTCACTTCTGGAGCTGGCCGATACTGCCGTGGACGATGAGATCAAGGAATCGGTGCAGAAGGCCGCTTCTAAGGCGCTCGCGAAATTGCAGGATAACAATGCGATTAAGATCCGCGACGTTCAGGGTATGAAATCTGGTCAGAACTATCTCATGGATATTGAACTGGCAGTGCCGGGAGCATGGCCCATCAATCGATCTCGGGAAATCGAGGAAATTGTCAGAACAGCCATCGGAGCGGGCGTCCGCGGCGTTAAGCGAGTCAAAGTGCGATTTATCCCCCTCGAGCATGAAGAGTTGAATTTCTCCGAAGAGTTCATCCCTGCCGAAGTTGCATCCCAAGCCAACCCGGAACCGGAGGATGGTGACGCGGACTGTGAAGCGCACGGGCATGATCATGGGCATGATGTGCACGAACATGATGCTCGCAAGAGGCGTTAA